A region of Sulfuricella denitrificans skB26 DNA encodes the following proteins:
- the rfaQ gene encoding putative lipopolysaccharide heptosyltransferase III: MLKDAIDLSTLSRVLVIKLRHHGDVLLTSPVFSVLKNHAPHLEIDALVYQDTAEMLSLHPAISQLHAIDRTWKSAGILTQAKAEWKLLSALRARRYDLVIHLTEHNRGAWLTRLLGARYGVAEKLRGKGRFWYNSFSHLYPIPIGFWRHRVELNLDALRRIGVYPAGQERHLTLVPGKEAEAFIDKELEQQGLRGKTFLHLHPTSRWQFKCWPEEKMSALIDALQREGHRVVLTAGPGADEMAAIKRITASLSTPVTDLSGRLSLKQLAALTSKAQAFIGVDSAPMHIAAAMGTPTAVLFGPSGDPEWGPWQVPHRIIISNHTCRPCGNDGCGGGKLSECLQTISVAEVLEAVHSLLLQGRENC, translated from the coding sequence ATGCTAAAAGACGCCATCGACCTGTCCACGCTTAGTCGCGTATTAGTCATCAAACTGCGCCACCACGGCGACGTGCTGCTCACTTCTCCGGTTTTCAGCGTGCTGAAGAACCACGCGCCGCATCTGGAAATCGATGCACTGGTTTATCAGGACACTGCGGAGATGCTGAGCCTTCACCCCGCCATCAGCCAGTTGCACGCCATCGACAGGACGTGGAAATCGGCTGGCATCCTGACCCAGGCCAAAGCCGAATGGAAACTGCTGTCAGCGCTACGGGCGAGACGCTACGACTTGGTCATCCACCTGACCGAACACAACCGGGGAGCCTGGTTAACCAGGCTGCTTGGTGCACGCTATGGAGTGGCCGAGAAACTGCGCGGAAAAGGCAGGTTCTGGTACAACAGCTTCAGCCACCTCTACCCCATTCCCATCGGATTCTGGCGCCACCGTGTTGAACTCAATCTGGACGCGCTGCGCCGCATCGGGGTCTATCCCGCCGGGCAGGAGCGGCATCTCACTCTGGTTCCCGGCAAGGAAGCAGAGGCGTTCATCGACAAGGAACTCGAACAACAGGGTTTGCGGGGAAAGACGTTTCTCCATCTGCATCCGACTTCGCGCTGGCAGTTCAAATGCTGGCCCGAGGAAAAAATGAGCGCACTGATCGATGCTCTGCAGCGTGAAGGGCATCGCGTAGTGCTGACCGCCGGGCCAGGCGCCGATGAAATGGCCGCAATAAAGCGCATCACGGCCTCTTTATCCACACCCGTGACGGACCTGTCTGGTCGCCTGTCGCTCAAACAGCTTGCGGCCCTCACCTCCAAGGCACAAGCCTTCATCGGTGTAGATTCCGCCCCTATGCATATCGCCGCCGCCATGGGAACACCCACGGCGGTCCTGTTCGGCCCTAGCGGAGACCCGGAATGGGGTCCATGGCAAGTTCCTCACCGGATCATTATCTCAAACCACACCTGCCGCCCTTGCGGCAACGATGGCTGCGGTGGCGGGAAACTCAGCGAATGTCTCCAGACCATCAGCGTAGCAGAAGTGCTGGAGGCCGTGCACAGCCTACTGTTGCAAGGGCGCGAAAACTGCTGA
- a CDS encoding glycosyltransferase family 4 protein, with protein MSPDHQRSRSAGGRAQPTVARARKLLKIALVRQRYTPFGGAERFVANAVRALRAEGASLTIVTRRWPGGEEFAPLICNPFYLGSLWRDWSFARCVCSSLKNQNFDLVQSHERISCCDIYRAGDGVHREWLTQRRRVLGPLSRLGVALNPYHHQVLSAEKKLFASTQLKAVICNSSMVKEEIQRYFGLPEEKLHVIYSGVDLDAFHPGLRELHRTAVLAQNNIPADATVFLFVGSGFERKGLATALRALADLPASAHLLVVGKDKKLEQFRRLANKLGVEARVRFLDGQENVKPFYGAADAFVLPTLYDPFPNAALEAFACGLPVITSTKSGAAELIRTGENGFVYDALDVAGLVSAMRQIATQGVASYSARSRDTVAALSPAAMSSRLFALYRDLLNDARISAE; from the coding sequence ATGTCTCCAGACCATCAGCGTAGCAGAAGTGCTGGAGGCCGTGCACAGCCTACTGTTGCAAGGGCGCGAAAACTGCTGAAGATCGCTCTCGTCCGCCAACGCTACACCCCCTTCGGCGGGGCGGAGCGCTTCGTCGCCAATGCCGTGCGCGCCCTGCGTGCCGAGGGCGCATCGTTGACCATCGTCACCCGTCGCTGGCCTGGTGGGGAAGAATTCGCCCCCCTGATCTGCAACCCCTTCTATCTCGGCAGCCTGTGGCGCGACTGGAGCTTCGCCCGCTGTGTCTGCAGCTCTTTGAAAAACCAGAATTTCGACCTGGTACAGTCGCACGAGCGCATCAGCTGCTGCGACATCTATCGCGCCGGCGATGGCGTTCATCGCGAGTGGCTGACCCAGCGCCGGCGTGTGCTCGGCCCGCTGAGCCGACTCGGCGTCGCGCTCAACCCCTACCATCACCAAGTGCTCTCTGCGGAAAAAAAACTCTTCGCCAGCACGCAACTCAAGGCAGTAATTTGCAATTCGAGCATGGTCAAAGAGGAAATCCAGCGCTATTTCGGACTGCCCGAAGAAAAGCTGCATGTCATATACAGCGGCGTTGACCTGGATGCGTTCCATCCCGGACTACGGGAACTCCACCGCACTGCGGTGCTCGCGCAAAACAATATTCCCGCCGACGCCACTGTCTTTCTTTTCGTCGGCTCCGGCTTCGAACGCAAGGGCTTGGCCACGGCACTTCGCGCCTTGGCCGACCTGCCTGCATCCGCTCATTTGCTGGTGGTGGGCAAGGACAAGAAACTTGAACAGTTTCGCCGCTTGGCGAATAAATTGGGTGTTGAGGCCAGAGTCCGGTTTCTGGACGGACAGGAAAATGTGAAACCATTTTATGGCGCAGCCGACGCTTTTGTCTTGCCCACGCTCTACGACCCTTTCCCTAACGCTGCGCTGGAAGCTTTTGCCTGTGGGCTGCCGGTGATCACCAGCACCAAGAGTGGTGCAGCGGAATTAATCCGCACGGGAGAAAATGGCTTCGTCTACGATGCGCTGGATGTCGCAGGACTTGTCTCAGCGATGCGACAAATTGCCACTCAGGGCGTTGCCTCCTACAGCGCGCGCTCACGAGACACTGTGGCAGCGCTGTCTCCGGCCGCGATGAGCAGTCGCCTATTCGCCCTTTACCGGGATTTGCTCAATGACGCTCGGATTAGCGCAGAATAG
- the msbA gene encoding lipid A export permease/ATP-binding protein MsbA produces MNSRELYLRLLQNVLPYWRTFALSIVSMVALAATEPLFPALMKPLLDNGFVNRNIQMTWLVPVALIGLFLLRGLLTYAGSYAIAWVGNKVVMDLRDQMFRKIIALPIPYYDNSSTGALISKVVYDVGQVTAAATSAITVLVRDSLTIVGLLGWMLYLNWKLTLVSLVIAPIVAFIVKAFSGRLRAMSREAQRSMGNITQVLEETIGCNKVVKVFGGQEYEAKRFFDANNQVRRYNMKQTIAAAASVPLVQFFAAVALAVIIYIAIEQSSADQTTVGGFVSFITAMLMLLTPLKRLTGVNESMQRGLAAAESVFELIDQESEPDSGAETLPRAIGRVEFRDLGLTYRPEESPALDGISLIIEPGETIALVGPSGSGKTSLVNLIPRFYHPTSGQLLIDGHNVEHIRLSDLRANIAVVSQDVTLFNDTVAANIAYGVMRGANEAEIVAAAEAAHAMEFILRMPQGLQTLIGENGVRLSGGQRQRLAIARAILKNAPILILDEATSALDTESERHVQAALETLMEGRTTIVIAHRLSTIERADRIVVLQKGRIAEIGSHSELLERKGIYAHLYHIQFAQEHLPQAGV; encoded by the coding sequence ATGAACAGCAGGGAACTTTACCTGCGCTTACTCCAAAACGTCCTGCCCTACTGGCGCACTTTCGCACTGTCCATTGTGAGCATGGTAGCGCTGGCAGCAACCGAACCCCTATTCCCGGCGTTGATGAAGCCCCTGCTCGACAACGGCTTCGTCAACCGGAACATTCAAATGACCTGGCTGGTGCCAGTCGCCCTGATAGGCTTGTTCCTGTTGCGCGGCTTGCTCACCTATGCGGGATCCTATGCCATTGCCTGGGTCGGCAATAAAGTGGTGATGGATCTGCGCGACCAGATGTTCCGAAAAATTATCGCCCTGCCCATCCCCTACTACGACAATAGCAGCACCGGCGCGCTGATCTCAAAAGTGGTATACGACGTCGGACAAGTGACCGCCGCCGCTACCAGCGCCATCACTGTGCTGGTGCGCGACTCCCTGACCATCGTCGGACTTCTGGGATGGATGCTGTATCTCAACTGGAAACTAACCCTGGTCAGTCTGGTCATCGCGCCCATCGTCGCCTTCATCGTCAAGGCATTCAGCGGCCGCCTGCGGGCGATGAGCAGGGAAGCCCAGCGGTCCATGGGCAACATTACTCAGGTACTGGAGGAAACGATAGGCTGCAACAAGGTGGTCAAGGTCTTCGGCGGCCAGGAATATGAAGCGAAGCGTTTCTTCGATGCCAACAACCAGGTGCGCCGCTACAACATGAAGCAGACCATCGCGGCAGCAGCCTCGGTACCCTTGGTACAGTTCTTCGCCGCCGTGGCATTGGCCGTCATCATTTATATCGCCATCGAGCAGTCTTCCGCCGATCAGACGACGGTGGGCGGATTCGTGTCCTTCATCACCGCCATGCTGATGCTGCTAACGCCACTGAAACGCCTGACCGGCGTTAACGAAAGCATGCAGCGGGGGTTGGCTGCTGCAGAAAGCGTATTCGAACTGATCGACCAGGAATCCGAGCCGGACAGTGGCGCTGAAACGCTCCCCCGCGCCATCGGCCGGGTCGAATTCCGTGACTTGGGCCTCACCTATCGACCAGAAGAATCGCCGGCGCTGGATGGCATTTCCCTTATCATTGAACCGGGCGAAACCATTGCTCTGGTGGGACCATCGGGCAGCGGCAAAACCTCGCTCGTCAATCTCATCCCGCGCTTCTACCACCCCACTTCGGGCCAGCTGCTGATCGATGGCCATAACGTCGAACACATCAGGCTCTCCGACCTGCGCGCCAATATCGCCGTAGTCAGTCAGGATGTGACCCTGTTCAACGACACTGTCGCCGCCAACATCGCCTATGGCGTCATGCGCGGCGCCAACGAGGCGGAAATCGTGGCCGCAGCCGAAGCTGCCCATGCAATGGAATTCATTCTCCGCATGCCGCAAGGCCTGCAGACCCTGATTGGCGAAAACGGCGTGCGCTTGTCGGGTGGCCAACGCCAGCGCCTGGCCATTGCCCGCGCAATATTAAAAAATGCCCCCATCCTGATCCTGGATGAAGCCACTTCAGCCCTCGACACCGAATCCGAACGCCACGTCCAGGCAGCATTGGAAACCTTGATGGAGGGGCGTACCACCATCGTCATCGCACACCGGCTTTCGACTATTGAAAGGGCCGACCGCATCGTGGTGCTGCAAAAGGGCCGCATCGCCGAAATCGGTAGCCATAGTGAACTGCTGGAAAGAAAAGGGATATATGCCCATCTTTATCATATCCAGTTTGCGCAGGAGCATCTGCCGCAGGCCGGCGTCTAA
- a CDS encoding glycosyltransferase family 4 protein, whose protein sequence is MVISKLNIVHTEASLGWGGQEIRILTEAAGMMLRGHQVTLLCPAEAKIYEEARLHGIPAVALPIGRKNLRGVLALYRWLRNNPADILNTHSSTDTWLAALASLLPGAQVPIVRTRHISAAIPNNQATRWLYQSATYHIVTTGEKLRQQLIDDNGYKPETITSVPTGIDTSRFKPGDKTLARQQLGLPEECAIIGIVATLRSWKGHVYLLDAFAALGNPAARLLIVGGGPQRDALQRKVVELGLQERVIMPGNQRDVLPWLQAMDIFVLPSYANEGVPQALLQAMLCALPIITTPVGSILDALQHEHTALIVEPRQADPLRLALERLLADQPLGQKLAQAALVTAREKFGMDTMLDKMEVVFQGALKK, encoded by the coding sequence ATGGTCATTTCCAAGTTGAATATCGTCCATACCGAGGCCTCTCTGGGCTGGGGCGGTCAGGAAATTCGTATTCTCACCGAAGCGGCCGGCATGATGCTGCGTGGCCATCAGGTTACGCTGCTATGCCCGGCGGAGGCCAAAATATACGAGGAAGCCAGACTCCACGGCATTCCCGCAGTGGCACTGCCAATCGGCAGGAAGAACCTGCGTGGCGTCCTGGCTCTGTATCGCTGGCTGCGAAATAATCCCGCCGATATTCTCAATACCCACAGCTCGACGGATACCTGGCTGGCAGCGCTGGCCTCCTTGCTGCCAGGAGCGCAGGTACCGATCGTGCGTACCCGCCACATTTCTGCGGCTATCCCGAACAATCAGGCAACGCGCTGGCTTTACCAGAGCGCGACCTACCACATCGTCACGACCGGCGAAAAACTACGGCAACAGCTTATCGACGACAACGGCTACAAACCGGAAACCATCACTTCCGTTCCCACTGGGATCGATACAAGCCGCTTCAAGCCCGGCGACAAAACACTCGCCCGCCAACAACTTGGGCTACCGGAAGAGTGTGCCATCATCGGCATCGTCGCCACGCTCCGCAGCTGGAAGGGCCACGTCTATTTGCTGGATGCCTTCGCGGCACTGGGAAATCCTGCGGCCCGCCTGCTGATCGTGGGTGGCGGCCCGCAGCGGGATGCCCTCCAGAGAAAAGTGGTCGAGCTAGGCCTGCAAGAGCGTGTCATCATGCCCGGCAACCAGCGCGACGTGCTGCCTTGGCTGCAAGCCATGGACATTTTTGTCCTGCCTTCCTACGCAAACGAAGGCGTGCCCCAAGCCCTGCTGCAAGCCATGCTGTGCGCCCTGCCGATTATCACCACGCCGGTGGGCAGTATCCTCGATGCATTACAGCACGAACACACCGCCCTGATCGTCGAGCCGCGCCAGGCGGACCCGTTGCGACTTGCCCTGGAGCGCCTGCTGGCTGACCAGCCGCTCGGCCAGAAACTCGCGCAGGCGGCTCTGGTTACTGCCCGCGAAAAGTTCGGGATGGACACCATGCTGGACAAAATGGAAGTCGTATTTCAGGGGGCTCTGAAAAAATGA
- a CDS encoding class I SAM-dependent methyltransferase, whose amino-acid sequence MTATTEKPLRINLGCGNKRLEGYIGVDRFPCEAAGVLCDVTQPLPFRDNSVDEFYLDNLIEHIPDIPALMAEIVRTARNNAKITIITPHFTSLSSWKDPTHLHHLSYFSFDHFEKMSVRHYVGSGLKVVRRNLSFGGGLLGLIGRMIFSLSPEAFEKKYCFIFRASTLRFELQVVKL is encoded by the coding sequence ATGACTGCAACAACCGAAAAACCACTCAGAATCAACCTTGGCTGCGGCAACAAGCGCCTTGAGGGCTACATTGGTGTTGATCGCTTCCCTTGCGAGGCTGCGGGGGTTTTATGCGATGTGACTCAACCTCTGCCGTTCCGCGACAACTCGGTTGACGAGTTCTATCTCGACAACCTGATCGAGCATATTCCCGACATTCCCGCCCTGATGGCGGAAATCGTGCGTACGGCACGAAACAACGCAAAAATCACCATTATCACTCCCCACTTCACGTCATTGTCTTCGTGGAAAGACCCGACCCATCTGCATCATCTTTCGTACTTCTCGTTCGACCATTTCGAGAAAATGTCGGTACGCCACTATGTCGGCAGCGGCCTGAAAGTCGTGCGGCGCAACCTATCTTTCGGCGGCGGTCTGCTCGGCCTCATCGGGCGTATGATCTTTTCGCTAAGTCCAGAGGCCTTCGAAAAAAAATACTGCTTCATTTTCCGTGCCAGCACACTTCGATTCGAACTGCAGGTAGTAAAACTTTAA
- a CDS encoding glycosyltransferase family 9 protein, translating into MSSRFPVRLHIVVAALWQSLLTLGQRHLPRDVRRILVTHHPQMLGDTLLLTPLLAKLRASYPTAEILLTASPVTAPLYQKQPYGVKALAYDPRNHRSLRALFQLRGFDLAIVPGDNRYSWLARALGARWVAGFAGDRPASKNWLMDQLTPYPDTPATWGEMAAALIDGPPPAPYMTEDWPTPDCRPFALPTQPYCVLHVGASTVLKLWNPEKWRALAEFLTKCGLQIVWSGGPGEQCVVDEIDPDKKHLSLAGQLDLAQLWHLLAHARLLVCPDTGAAHLGRIVGTPTVTLFGPGSPVLCGAGEFWKNSPYRAVTVANFPCRDQHVFFRRTIVWVRRCGRNQRECTTPGACMDGIQVADVRRAIEELGVRE; encoded by the coding sequence ATGTCCAGCCGCTTCCCAGTACGCCTCCACATTGTTGTCGCAGCCCTATGGCAATCGTTGCTCACATTGGGGCAACGGCATCTACCCAGGGACGTACGCCGCATCCTGGTCACCCATCACCCCCAAATGCTAGGCGACACCCTGCTGCTGACCCCGTTGCTGGCCAAATTGCGTGCATCCTACCCCACGGCGGAAATCCTGTTGACGGCTTCACCCGTTACCGCGCCCCTCTACCAGAAACAGCCCTATGGTGTGAAAGCGCTTGCCTATGACCCGCGCAACCACAGGAGCCTCCGCGCATTGTTTCAGCTACGCGGATTCGATCTTGCCATCGTCCCGGGAGACAACCGCTACAGCTGGCTTGCCCGCGCCCTGGGCGCACGCTGGGTAGCAGGCTTCGCGGGCGACCGCCCCGCAAGCAAAAACTGGCTGATGGATCAGCTCACCCCCTATCCAGATACGCCCGCCACATGGGGAGAAATGGCGGCCGCGCTGATAGACGGCCCGCCACCGGCACCCTACATGACTGAAGATTGGCCAACACCGGACTGCCGCCCTTTCGCCTTGCCAACACAGCCATATTGCGTCCTGCACGTAGGGGCAAGCACTGTACTCAAACTATGGAATCCGGAAAAGTGGCGCGCTCTGGCCGAGTTCCTGACAAAATGCGGACTCCAGATTGTCTGGAGCGGCGGCCCGGGCGAACAATGTGTTGTCGACGAAATCGATCCGGACAAAAAACATCTTTCGCTTGCCGGCCAGCTCGATCTGGCTCAACTGTGGCACCTGTTGGCCCACGCCAGACTGCTGGTCTGCCCTGACACGGGCGCGGCCCACCTCGGTCGCATCGTCGGCACCCCAACGGTGACCCTGTTTGGACCGGGTTCTCCGGTCCTCTGCGGCGCAGGCGAGTTCTGGAAAAACAGTCCATACCGTGCCGTCACGGTAGCTAATTTTCCTTGCCGGGATCAACACGTGTTTTTCAGACGAACCATAGTCTGGGTAAGGCGGTGCGGGCGCAACCAGCGTGAATGCACCACTCCCGGAGCGTGCATGGACGGCATTCAGGTGGCTGATGTACGCCGGGCCATCGAAGAACTGGGAGTACGTGAGTAG
- a CDS encoding glycosyltransferase family 4 protein, with protein sequence MNKVCYQINLQQGFGGGEIYTRFFSHALQQLGWQVTLFVHRNAGFWRKLDMPGVSLVPVGSYEEIHGHLPTERSLFITHSPTIGRLARTLASKHVLAGFAHMPLYNRNPEPFRPYHLIFAVSGHVIDSLRAAGIDSYYAEPLYGVADLTRPAMEQATAIRAASVYEWDTRKVRDRLLSHLYPAWFALKPAEYFKKRKGLTLGIVSRLTPIKQFPLMFDILAPVIRQFPDVKLEIFGSGGYASVRDLRNGLKPIANQVRWWGHQNNMNAIYPQLDFLLTGLPEKEALGLNVIEAQACGTPVLAVNAPPFTETVVEGETGYFFTDPRQDDGRDLARLLGKLRSADEIFPDPRRATSHLERFSLAQFSQRVERAMNAASRLLEVTPCS encoded by the coding sequence ATGAACAAGGTCTGCTACCAAATCAACCTGCAGCAAGGCTTCGGCGGCGGGGAAATCTATACCCGATTTTTCAGCCACGCACTGCAGCAGCTTGGCTGGCAAGTTACACTCTTTGTCCACAGGAACGCCGGCTTCTGGCGGAAACTGGACATGCCCGGCGTTTCTCTCGTCCCGGTCGGTAGCTATGAGGAAATCCATGGTCACCTGCCGACTGAACGTTCCTTGTTCATCACCCATTCCCCCACAATCGGCAGACTGGCCCGCACGCTCGCCAGCAAGCATGTCCTCGCCGGTTTCGCCCACATGCCGCTGTACAACCGGAATCCGGAACCATTCAGGCCCTACCACCTTATTTTCGCTGTTTCCGGCCATGTCATCGACAGCCTGCGCGCGGCGGGTATCGACAGTTATTATGCAGAGCCCCTCTACGGCGTGGCCGATCTGACCCGCCCGGCGATGGAACAAGCAACGGCGATCCGAGCCGCATCGGTTTACGAGTGGGACACCCGCAAGGTGCGCGACCGCCTCCTGAGCCACCTATACCCCGCCTGGTTCGCACTCAAGCCAGCGGAGTATTTCAAGAAAAGAAAAGGCCTGACGCTAGGCATCGTCTCGCGTTTAACGCCGATCAAGCAATTTCCGCTGATGTTCGACATCCTCGCCCCTGTCATCCGGCAGTTCCCAGATGTCAAGTTGGAGATCTTCGGCAGCGGCGGCTACGCTTCGGTGCGCGACTTGCGCAATGGCCTCAAACCCATCGCCAACCAAGTGCGCTGGTGGGGACACCAGAACAACATGAACGCGATTTATCCGCAACTGGATTTTCTGCTCACCGGACTGCCGGAAAAGGAAGCGCTCGGTCTCAACGTGATCGAGGCCCAAGCTTGCGGCACACCAGTGCTGGCAGTAAACGCCCCGCCTTTCACCGAAACCGTGGTCGAAGGTGAAACCGGCTATTTCTTCACCGACCCGCGGCAGGATGACGGCCGCGACTTAGCGCGCCTGCTTGGCAAACTCCGTTCTGCGGACGAAATATTTCCCGATCCGCGCCGGGCGACGTCGCACCTCGAACGCTTTTCCCTCGCGCAATTCTCGCAGCGTGTGGAACGGGCGATGAACGCTGCCAGCCGCCTTCTGGAGGTGACGCCATGCAGCTGA
- a CDS encoding glycosyltransferase family protein: MQLIFNFRKGFTPLKEGFEACDCTFFDNVWEPTEAQLKKTDACIINFYEGVRQPWLTWRLKTKLKRHGIPLIGIDRDAPWHLGVRRRRLWLFSLLRPLDIYASHTLQPTLTFAPETVYQANAAWTRHYHLHGTTLEEMRRPDFFRHDVSFVGNLDGQRYREHRARAEFFTELGRRLSSIGINCLFRHAENLPIREQIEIIQRSRINLNAGAAADHGGERSWGLPERCYGVPACGGFLLSDERRHARDDFEPGTEWADFHNLEDCVARVRHYLAHPGEARAIAEAAHLRVMRDHTYERRAASLLHVIREWQENHAPKKSGEFIQ; the protein is encoded by the coding sequence ATGCAGCTGATCTTCAACTTCAGGAAAGGCTTTACGCCACTCAAGGAAGGTTTTGAGGCCTGTGATTGCACATTCTTCGACAATGTATGGGAACCGACTGAGGCGCAACTCAAGAAAACCGATGCCTGCATCATCAATTTTTACGAAGGCGTGCGGCAGCCTTGGCTGACATGGCGCCTGAAGACGAAACTGAAACGGCACGGCATCCCCCTGATTGGCATCGACCGCGATGCTCCCTGGCACTTGGGAGTCCGACGCCGCCGACTATGGCTGTTCAGCCTGCTGCGCCCGCTCGACATCTACGCCTCCCACACCCTGCAGCCAACCCTGACTTTTGCGCCGGAAACTGTCTACCAGGCCAATGCGGCTTGGACCCGGCACTACCATCTGCACGGAACAACGCTGGAAGAAATGCGCCGCCCGGATTTCTTCCGCCACGACGTTTCCTTCGTCGGCAACCTGGATGGGCAACGTTACCGGGAGCATCGTGCGCGCGCTGAATTTTTCACGGAACTGGGGCGTCGCCTATCCAGTATCGGGATTAACTGCCTGTTCAGGCATGCCGAGAACCTGCCCATAAGAGAACAGATCGAAATCATCCAACGCAGCCGCATCAACCTGAATGCGGGAGCGGCCGCAGACCACGGAGGGGAAAGAAGCTGGGGGCTGCCGGAACGCTGCTACGGCGTACCGGCCTGCGGCGGATTTCTGCTGAGCGACGAACGCCGCCACGCCCGCGACGATTTCGAACCTGGCACGGAATGGGCGGATTTCCACAACCTGGAAGACTGCGTTGCCAGGGTCCGTCATTATCTCGCCCACCCCGGTGAAGCTCGAGCCATCGCCGAAGCCGCCCATCTGCGGGTAATGCGCGACCACACCTATGAGCGGCGAGCGGCGAGTCTGCTTCATGTCATTCGGGAATGGCAGGAGAATCACGCACCTAAAAAATCGGGGGAGTTCATCCAATGA
- a CDS encoding class I SAM-dependent methyltransferase, with protein MWFNFRDEFEYIKCAHCGCLQLAAIPEDLSKYYPEDAYYSYQEPPRKEYNALLLQLRKIRSRHFLGQRSFVGGLLASLSTKQEHFDWLERAGVNFNSEILDVGCGAGGLLLKLQREGFLNLTGVDPFIAEDITYENGVRVYKQELNELDRTFDFIMLNHSLEHMPDQLGALQKLHGLIHPEGCVLIRVPVVDCYAWRKYGIDWTALDAPRHIYLHTVKSLHILSAQAGFKVTEVVYDSTIRQFQNSEQYLRGIPYKDHKNEFRKPEKKPFSGKEKCQFEKFAELLNTLRDGDTACFYLRKKSGGD; from the coding sequence ATGTGGTTCAATTTCCGTGATGAATTCGAATACATCAAATGTGCTCATTGCGGCTGCCTGCAGCTCGCGGCAATTCCGGAGGATTTATCGAAATACTATCCAGAGGATGCCTATTACTCCTATCAGGAGCCGCCCCGGAAAGAATACAACGCACTGTTGCTGCAACTACGCAAAATCCGCAGCCGGCATTTTTTGGGCCAACGCAGTTTCGTCGGTGGATTGCTGGCATCGCTGTCCACCAAACAGGAACACTTCGACTGGCTGGAGCGCGCGGGAGTGAATTTCAACTCCGAAATACTGGATGTAGGTTGTGGCGCGGGGGGACTGCTCCTTAAATTGCAGCGCGAGGGATTTCTTAACTTGACCGGCGTTGATCCCTTCATCGCAGAAGATATCACTTACGAAAACGGCGTTCGGGTTTACAAACAAGAACTGAATGAACTTGATCGAACATTCGACTTCATCATGCTCAACCATTCCCTAGAACACATGCCCGACCAGCTTGGAGCCTTACAAAAACTACATGGCTTGATTCACCCGGAGGGCTGCGTACTAATCAGAGTCCCTGTCGTGGATTGCTATGCATGGAGAAAATACGGCATTGACTGGACGGCTCTGGACGCACCGCGTCACATTTACTTGCACACAGTCAAAAGCTTGCATATCTTGTCTGCGCAGGCCGGCTTCAAAGTGACGGAAGTTGTTTATGACTCCACGATTCGCCAATTCCAGAATAGTGAACAATACTTGAGAGGCATTCCCTACAAGGATCATAAAAATGAATTCCGGAAACCGGAGAAAAAGCCATTTTCAGGTAAGGAAAAATGCCAATTCGAGAAGTTTGCCGAATTACTGAACACGCTAAGGGATGGCGATACAGCTTGTTTCTATTTACGTAAAAAATCTGGTGGTGATTAA